One part of the Mycolicibacterium aromaticivorans JS19b1 = JCM 16368 genome encodes these proteins:
- a CDS encoding WhiB family transcriptional regulator, producing MSGIRTAVRKPSAALLHGSIPGADGEARIAWVSQALCRSTDPDELFVRGAAQRKAAVICRHCPVMAECGADALDNRVEFGVWGGMTERQRRALLKQHPEVVSWSEFFAAQRKHRSVS from the coding sequence GTGTCAGGTATTCGGACCGCTGTTCGCAAGCCAAGCGCAGCGCTTTTGCACGGATCCATCCCAGGTGCGGACGGGGAAGCCCGGATCGCTTGGGTTTCGCAAGCTCTGTGCCGGTCAACCGACCCTGATGAGCTATTTGTCCGCGGCGCCGCCCAGCGCAAAGCCGCCGTCATCTGCCGTCACTGTCCAGTCATGGCCGAGTGTGGCGCGGATGCGCTCGACAATCGTGTGGAATTCGGTGTGTGGGGCGGCATGACGGAACGTCAGCGTCGCGCATTGCTCAAGCAGCACCCCGAAGTGGTGTCCTGGTCGGAATTCTTCGCCGCGCAGCGCAAGCACCGCAGCGTCAGCTAA
- a CDS encoding NUDIX hydrolase — MTQGSSRSAGSGALTPEYRPPWLAPLVDNVDRVPHAYRRKVPPELLAAVVEARGAGSNARDAAVLVLFSGPSSGYTDGQLPDDADLLLTVRAGSLRHHAGQAAFPGGAADPGDDGPVGTALREAQEETGIDPDRLHPLAVLERMFIPPSGFHVVPVLAYSPDPGPVAVVDSGETALVARVPVRAFINPENRLMVYRTGAGRKLAGPAFLLNQMLVWGFTGHVISAMLDVAGWSQPWNSEDVRELDEAMALVRSSEEPL; from the coding sequence GTGACCCAGGGTTCCTCCCGCTCGGCAGGCTCGGGCGCGCTCACCCCGGAGTACCGGCCGCCGTGGCTGGCGCCGCTGGTCGACAACGTCGACCGCGTCCCGCATGCCTATCGCCGCAAGGTTCCGCCTGAGCTGCTGGCAGCGGTTGTCGAAGCTCGCGGGGCCGGTAGCAATGCGCGCGACGCCGCCGTGCTCGTGCTGTTCTCCGGGCCGAGCTCCGGTTACACCGACGGGCAGTTGCCCGATGACGCCGACCTGTTGCTCACGGTGCGGGCCGGTTCGCTGCGCCACCATGCCGGCCAGGCCGCGTTCCCCGGTGGCGCTGCCGACCCCGGTGACGACGGGCCGGTGGGCACCGCTCTTCGAGAAGCGCAGGAGGAGACCGGAATTGACCCGGACCGCCTGCATCCGCTCGCCGTGCTCGAGCGAATGTTCATCCCGCCCTCTGGTTTTCACGTCGTACCGGTGCTGGCGTACTCACCGGATCCGGGGCCGGTTGCCGTCGTCGACAGCGGTGAAACTGCACTCGTCGCGCGAGTCCCGGTGCGGGCGTTCATCAATCCTGAGAACCGGCTGATGGTTTACCGGACAGGAGCTGGACGTAAGCTGGCCGGCCCGGCATTCCTGCTCAACCAGATGTTGGTATGGGGGTTCACCGGACACGTAATCTCAGCGATGCTCGATGTGGCCGGTTGGTCGCAACCGTGGAACAGCGAAGACGTCCGGGAGTTGGACGAGGCCATGGCGCTCGTCAGAAGCAGTGAGGAGCCCCTGTGA
- the nth gene encoding endonuclease III: MTTNSPSTRRKTGGGAATPPAASTAQTKKWDSETHLGLVRRARRMNRTLAMAFPHVYCELDFTTPLELTVATILSAQSTDKGVNRTTPALFKKYRTARDYAQADRTELEELVRPTGFYRNKANSLIRLGQELVERFDGEVPRTLDELVTLPGVGRKTANVILGNAFDIPGITVDTHFGRLVRRWRWTAEEDPVKVEHIVGDLIERREWTLLSHRVIFHGRRVCHARKPACGVCVLAKDCPSFGLGPTDPLIAAPLVKGPETEHLLALAGL, encoded by the coding sequence GTGACCACGAACAGCCCGTCAACCAGGCGCAAGACCGGTGGCGGCGCTGCGACTCCGCCGGCCGCGAGCACGGCGCAAACAAAGAAGTGGGACTCCGAAACCCATCTGGGGCTGGTGCGGCGCGCCAGGCGGATGAACCGCACGTTGGCCATGGCGTTTCCGCACGTGTATTGCGAGCTCGATTTCACCACCCCGCTCGAACTGACAGTCGCCACCATCCTGTCTGCGCAGTCGACCGATAAGGGCGTCAACCGCACCACGCCGGCGTTGTTCAAGAAGTACCGCACCGCCCGCGATTACGCGCAGGCCGACCGCACCGAGCTCGAGGAGCTGGTCCGTCCCACCGGCTTCTACCGAAACAAGGCCAATTCGCTGATCCGGCTGGGCCAGGAGCTCGTCGAGCGGTTCGACGGTGAAGTGCCGCGGACTCTCGACGAATTGGTGACGCTGCCCGGCGTGGGCCGCAAGACCGCCAACGTGATCCTCGGCAATGCTTTCGACATCCCCGGCATCACCGTTGACACGCACTTCGGCCGGCTCGTGCGCCGTTGGCGGTGGACGGCCGAGGAAGACCCGGTCAAGGTCGAACACATCGTGGGCGATCTGATCGAGCGCCGCGAATGGACGCTATTGAGCCATCGGGTGATTTTTCACGGCCGCCGGGTCTGCCACGCCCGCAAGCCGGCCTGCGGAGTGTGCGTACTGGCCAAGGACTGCCCGTCGTTCGGGCTCGGGCCCACCGATCCGCTGATCGCCGCGCCGCTGGTCAAAGGTCCCGAGACCGAGCATCTGCTGGCTCTGGCCGGTCTCTGA
- a CDS encoding DUF4177 domain-containing protein → MSQPTTWEYATVPLLTHATKQILDQWGADGWELVAVLPGPTGEQHVAYLKRPK, encoded by the coding sequence ATGAGTCAACCGACGACATGGGAATACGCCACGGTTCCGCTGCTGACCCACGCCACCAAGCAGATCCTCGACCAGTGGGGCGCCGACGGCTGGGAACTGGTCGCGGTCCTTCCCGGCCCTACCGGCGAACAGCATGTCGCGTACCTGAAGCGCCCCAAGTGA
- the crp gene encoding cAMP-activated global transcriptional regulator CRP, giving the protein MDEILARAGIFQGVEPSAVSALTKQLQPVDFPRGHTVFAEGEPGDRLYIIISGKVKIGRRSPDGRENLLTIMGPSDMFGELSIFDPGPRTSSATTITEVRAVSMDRDALRAWIADRPEIAEQLLRVLARRLRRTNNNLADLIFTDVPGRVAKQLLQLAQRFGTQEGGALRVTHDLTQEEIAQLVGASRETVNKALADFAHRGWIRLEGKSVLISDSERLARRAR; this is encoded by the coding sequence GTGGACGAGATCCTGGCGAGGGCCGGAATCTTCCAGGGAGTTGAACCCAGCGCTGTTTCCGCGCTGACGAAACAGCTTCAGCCGGTTGACTTCCCGCGGGGACATACGGTCTTCGCCGAGGGCGAGCCCGGCGACCGGCTGTACATCATCATCTCCGGGAAGGTGAAGATCGGCCGCCGTTCCCCGGACGGCCGGGAAAACCTGCTGACAATCATGGGTCCGTCGGACATGTTCGGTGAACTGTCCATCTTCGACCCGGGACCGCGGACGTCCAGCGCCACCACGATCACCGAGGTGCGCGCGGTCTCCATGGATCGTGATGCGCTGCGGGCTTGGATCGCCGACCGGCCGGAGATCGCCGAGCAGTTGCTGCGGGTGCTGGCTCGCCGTCTGCGCCGCACCAACAACAATCTCGCCGACCTGATCTTCACCGACGTCCCGGGCCGCGTCGCCAAGCAGCTGCTGCAGCTGGCTCAGCGATTCGGCACCCAGGAGGGCGGCGCACTGCGGGTCACCCACGACCTCACGCAGGAGGAGATCGCCCAGCTGGTGGGCGCCTCGCGCGAGACGGTCAACAAGGCGCTGGCCGACTTCGCCCACCGCGGCTGGATCCGCCTGGAGGGCAAGAGCGTGCTGATCAGCGACAGCGAGCGGCTGGCTCGCCGAGCGAGGTAA
- the marP gene encoding acid resistance serine protease MarP — protein sequence MTSSQWLDIAVLAVALVAAVSGWRSGALGSLMSFVGVILGAIAGVMLAPHIVSHISSPRAKLFAALFLILALVVVGEVAGVVLGRAVRGAIRNRAVRTVDSVIGVAVQLLVVMVAAWLLASPLTSSDQPNLAAATRGSKVLAEVDKYAPEWLKAVPKRMSALLRTSGLPDVLQPFGRTPIQAVDAPDASLADSLVVGNARASVVKIRGVAPGCQKVLEGTGFVIAPNRVMSNAHVVAGSESVTVEAEGQTYDATVVSYDPNEDISILDVPNLPQRPLVFADQPAKSGTDAVVLGYPGGGDFAATPARVRETIELNGPDIYRTTTVNREVYTIRGTVRQGNSGGPMINRAGQVLGVVFGAAVDDNDTGFVLTANEVSRQLAKIGNTAKVPTGACVT from the coding sequence GTGACGAGTTCGCAATGGCTGGACATCGCCGTGCTGGCGGTGGCGTTGGTGGCAGCCGTCTCGGGCTGGCGGTCCGGCGCCCTTGGCTCGCTGATGTCGTTCGTCGGCGTGATCCTCGGCGCCATCGCCGGGGTGATGCTCGCACCCCACATCGTCAGTCACATCAGTTCGCCGCGGGCCAAGCTGTTTGCCGCACTGTTCCTGATTCTGGCGTTGGTGGTCGTCGGTGAGGTGGCCGGCGTGGTCCTCGGCCGGGCGGTACGCGGCGCGATCCGCAATCGTGCGGTCCGCACCGTCGACTCGGTGATCGGCGTGGCGGTGCAGCTGCTGGTGGTGATGGTCGCGGCGTGGCTGCTCGCCAGCCCGTTGACGTCGTCGGATCAACCGAACCTGGCCGCCGCCACACGCGGCTCGAAAGTGCTTGCCGAAGTGGACAAGTACGCACCAGAGTGGCTCAAGGCGGTGCCCAAGCGGATGTCGGCGCTGTTGCGCACCTCCGGTCTGCCGGATGTCTTGCAGCCCTTCGGCCGCACTCCCATTCAGGCCGTGGACGCCCCCGACGCATCGCTGGCCGACAGCCTGGTCGTCGGCAATGCACGTGCCAGCGTAGTGAAGATCCGTGGTGTCGCTCCCGGATGCCAAAAGGTGCTGGAGGGCACCGGTTTCGTGATCGCCCCGAACCGGGTGATGTCCAACGCGCACGTGGTGGCCGGATCGGAAAGCGTCACCGTGGAAGCCGAAGGGCAGACCTACGATGCGACGGTTGTCTCCTACGACCCCAACGAGGACATCTCGATCCTGGACGTCCCGAACCTGCCGCAGCGCCCGCTGGTGTTCGCCGACCAGCCGGCCAAATCCGGTACCGACGCCGTCGTGCTGGGTTACCCCGGTGGCGGCGATTTCGCGGCGACTCCAGCGCGGGTACGCGAGACCATCGAGCTCAACGGCCCGGACATCTACCGCACGACGACGGTCAACCGCGAGGTCTACACGATCAGAGGGACTGTGCGCCAGGGCAACTCGGGCGGACCGATGATCAATCGGGCGGGCCAGGTGCTCGGTGTGGTGTTCGGCGCCGCGGTGGACGACAACGACACCGGGTTCGTGCTGACGGCCAACGAGGTGTCGCGGCAGCTGGCCAAGATCGGCAACACCGCCAAGGTGCCCACGGGGGCCTGCGTCACCTAG
- a CDS encoding MBL fold metallo-hydrolase encodes MTHPAYGILRPVTDTASVLLCNNPGIMTLDGTNTWVLRGPGSAEMVIVDPGPDDDEHIDRLAALGTISLVLISHKHEDHTGGIDKIVDRTGAVVRSVGSGFLRGLGGPLSDGEVIDAAGLRITVMATPGHTADSLSFLVDDARGKRSTGRGPVLTADTVLGRGTTVIDDEDGSLTQYLDSLRRLQGLGPRVVLPGHGPDLEDLEAVTTLYLSHREERLDQVRQALRELGEDATARQVVEHVYTDVDQKLWDAAEKSVRAQMDYLRT; translated from the coding sequence ATGACCCATCCGGCGTACGGGATTCTGCGGCCGGTGACCGACACGGCCTCGGTACTCCTGTGCAACAACCCGGGGATCATGACGCTGGACGGCACCAACACGTGGGTGTTGCGCGGTCCCGGCAGCGCCGAGATGGTGATCGTCGACCCGGGTCCCGACGACGACGAGCACATCGACAGGCTCGCCGCGCTCGGCACCATTTCGCTGGTGCTGATCAGTCACAAGCATGAAGACCACACCGGCGGCATCGACAAGATCGTCGACCGGACCGGTGCGGTCGTCCGCTCGGTGGGCAGCGGGTTCCTGCGCGGGCTCGGCGGACCGCTGAGCGATGGTGAAGTCATCGACGCCGCCGGCCTGCGGATCACGGTGATGGCCACCCCCGGACACACCGCGGACTCACTGTCGTTCCTGGTCGACGATGCCAGGGGCAAGCGCAGCACCGGCAGAGGTCCGGTGCTGACCGCCGATACCGTGCTCGGCCGTGGCACCACCGTCATCGACGACGAGGACGGCAGCCTGACCCAGTACCTGGATTCGTTGCGCCGGCTACAGGGGCTCGGGCCTCGCGTGGTGCTGCCGGGGCATGGTCCCGATCTCGAGGACCTCGAAGCCGTCACCACCCTGTACCTGTCGCACCGCGAAGAACGGCTCGACCAGGTTCGCCAGGCGCTGCGGGAGCTCGGTGAGGACGCCACAGCGCGGCAGGTCGTCGAACACGTCTACACCGACGTCGACCAGAAACTGTGGGACGCCGCCGAGAAATCGGTGCGCGCCCAGATGGACTACCTACGCACTTAG
- a CDS encoding ArsA family ATPase: protein MSTAPPVLDMKSILADKSNRVVVCCGAGGVGKTTTAASMALRAAEYGRIVVVLTIDPAKRLAQALGIEELGNTPQRVPLAPEVTGELYAMMLDMRRTFDEMVVEYSGSERAQSILDNQFYQTVATSLAGTQEYMAMEKLGQLLGQDRWDLVVVDTPPSRNALDFLDAPKRLGSFMDGRLWRLLLAPGRGFGKLVTGVVGLAMKAMSTILGSQMLSDASAFVQSLDSTFGGFREKADRTYELLKRRGTQFVVVSAAEPDALREASFFVDRLSAEGMPLAGLILNRTHPTLSSLTVERAIDGIEGLEAAGPDNGNQLAAAVLQIHADRAQTAKREVRLLSRFTGANPHVPVVGVPSLPFDVSDLDALQAIADQITGETA, encoded by the coding sequence ATGAGCACCGCGCCCCCAGTACTCGACATGAAGTCGATCCTGGCCGACAAGTCCAACCGGGTCGTGGTGTGTTGTGGCGCCGGTGGCGTCGGCAAGACCACCACCGCCGCGTCGATGGCGTTGCGCGCCGCTGAATACGGCCGCATCGTTGTGGTGTTGACCATCGACCCCGCCAAGCGGCTGGCGCAGGCTTTGGGAATCGAGGAGCTCGGCAATACCCCGCAGCGGGTACCGCTGGCGCCGGAGGTGACCGGTGAGCTGTACGCGATGATGCTCGACATGCGCCGGACGTTCGACGAGATGGTGGTCGAATACTCGGGATCCGAACGCGCACAGTCGATTCTGGACAACCAGTTCTATCAGACCGTCGCCACATCGCTGGCCGGCACGCAGGAATACATGGCCATGGAGAAGCTCGGTCAGCTGCTCGGACAGGACCGTTGGGATCTGGTGGTGGTGGACACCCCGCCGTCGCGCAACGCCCTGGACTTCCTCGACGCACCGAAGCGGCTCGGCAGCTTCATGGACGGCCGCCTGTGGCGGTTGCTGCTGGCGCCCGGTCGCGGCTTCGGCAAGCTGGTGACCGGTGTCGTCGGCCTGGCGATGAAGGCCATGTCGACCATCCTCGGTTCGCAGATGCTTTCGGACGCTTCGGCATTCGTGCAATCGCTGGATTCGACGTTCGGCGGTTTCCGCGAGAAGGCCGACCGCACCTACGAGTTGCTCAAGCGGCGCGGCACCCAGTTCGTGGTCGTGTCGGCGGCCGAGCCGGATGCGCTTCGCGAGGCGTCTTTCTTCGTCGACCGGCTCTCCGCGGAGGGCATGCCGTTGGCGGGGCTGATCCTCAACCGCACCCACCCGACGTTGTCCTCGCTCACCGTGGAGCGGGCCATCGACGGCATCGAGGGGTTGGAAGCCGCCGGCCCCGACAACGGGAACCAACTTGCGGCGGCGGTGCTGCAGATCCACGCCGACCGGGCGCAGACCGCGAAGCGGGAGGTGCGGTTGTTGTCGCGGTTCACGGGCGCCAATCCGCATGTTCCGGTGGTTGGCGTGCCCTCGTTGCCGTTCGATGTGTCGGATCTCGACGCCCTGCAGGCGATTGCCGATCAGATCACGGGAGAGACCGCGTAA
- a CDS encoding alpha/beta fold hydrolase, whose product MAQPDPSVTRIAGPWRHFDVHANGIRFHCVESTDGGDPRAQASRPLVILLHGFGSFWWSWRHQLHGLSGARVVAVDLRGYGGSDKPPRGYDGWTLAGDTAGLIRALGHTSATLVGHADGGLVCWATAVLHPRAVRAIALVSSPHPAALRASALGRRDQGRALLPTLLRYQLPIWPERALTRHNADLLEHLVRSRASGKWLASEDFSETIAHMRRAIQIPSAAHSALEYQRWAVRSQLRSEGWRFMKLMNRPLVVPLLHLRGDADPYVLADPVDRTQRYAPRGRFVSVSGVGHFAHEEAPDEVNEHLRRFLGQVYDTTR is encoded by the coding sequence ATGGCTCAACCGGATCCCTCGGTCACCCGCATCGCGGGTCCGTGGCGGCATTTCGACGTTCACGCCAACGGAATCCGGTTCCACTGTGTCGAATCCACCGATGGCGGTGATCCTCGTGCTCAGGCGTCGCGGCCGCTGGTGATCCTGCTGCACGGCTTCGGCTCATTCTGGTGGTCGTGGCGTCATCAGCTACACGGTCTGTCCGGCGCCCGGGTGGTCGCGGTCGACCTGCGCGGTTACGGCGGCAGCGACAAGCCGCCGCGCGGCTACGACGGCTGGACACTCGCCGGCGACACCGCGGGCCTGATTCGCGCGCTCGGCCACACCTCGGCCACGCTGGTGGGGCATGCCGACGGCGGGTTGGTCTGCTGGGCGACGGCCGTGTTGCATCCGCGCGCGGTACGGGCGATCGCACTGGTGAGCTCGCCGCATCCCGCCGCTTTGCGGGCATCAGCGCTCGGCCGGCGCGACCAGGGCCGCGCCCTGCTGCCGACGCTGCTGCGCTATCAGCTTCCGATCTGGCCTGAGCGTGCCCTCACCCGGCACAACGCCGACCTTCTCGAACATCTGGTACGCAGCCGGGCATCGGGCAAATGGCTTGCTTCCGAGGATTTTTCCGAAACCATCGCGCACATGCGCCGGGCCATCCAGATCCCGTCAGCGGCGCACTCCGCGCTGGAGTACCAGCGCTGGGCGGTCCGCAGCCAATTGCGCAGCGAGGGCTGGCGATTCATGAAGCTGATGAACCGTCCGCTCGTCGTTCCGCTGCTACACCTGCGCGGCGACGCAGACCCCTATGTGCTCGCCGACCCGGTGGACCGCACCCAGCGTTACGCTCCACGCGGCAGGTTCGTGTCGGTCTCCGGCGTCGGGCACTTCGCCCACGAAGAGGCCCCCGACGAGGTCAACGAACACCTGCGGCGGTTCCTCGGGCAGGTCTACGACACCACTAGGTGA
- a CDS encoding TlpA family protein disulfide reductase: MTTSTRWTLVVLAVAAALIAAFALELGDTPSGSGGSPGAPVSRTHRDADTPEALAEPRRRADLPPCPTAADNPGPKELRGIVVECAADGAQVDVARALAGRTVVLNLWAYWCGPCADELPAMADYQRRVGPDVAVVTVHQDENEAAGLLRLAELGVRLPTLQDGQRRIAAAFGVPNVMPATVILRADGSVAKILPQAFTNADEIAAAVKNAVQ, encoded by the coding sequence ATGACGACGTCGACCCGCTGGACGCTGGTGGTGCTCGCTGTGGCGGCAGCCCTGATCGCCGCGTTTGCCCTCGAACTCGGCGACACCCCGTCGGGGTCGGGCGGGTCACCCGGCGCCCCGGTGTCGCGGACCCACCGCGACGCCGACACGCCCGAGGCGCTGGCCGAGCCGCGCCGGCGCGCCGACCTGCCGCCGTGCCCTACCGCAGCCGACAACCCCGGCCCGAAAGAGTTGCGCGGCATCGTCGTCGAGTGTGCTGCCGACGGTGCACAGGTAGATGTGGCCCGCGCGCTGGCCGGTCGCACGGTGGTGCTCAACCTCTGGGCTTATTGGTGCGGGCCGTGCGCGGACGAACTCCCTGCGATGGCGGACTACCAGCGCCGAGTCGGGCCGGACGTTGCGGTGGTGACCGTGCATCAGGACGAGAACGAGGCGGCCGGCCTGCTGCGACTGGCCGAGCTCGGCGTGCGGCTACCCACCCTGCAGGACGGCCAGCGCCGGATCGCCGCGGCCTTTGGAGTGCCCAACGTGATGCCTGCCACCGTGATACTGCGCGCGGACGGTAGCGTTGCCAAAATCCTGCCGCAGGCGTTCACCAATGCCGACGAGATCGCTGCCGCGGTGAAGAATGCAGTGCAGTGA
- a CDS encoding phage holin family protein — MSNGDRKTGVPTTVTSIPLVDPNALPANPSVGDLVKDATAQMSTLVRAEVELAKAEITRDVKKGLTGSVFFILALVVLFYSTFFLFFFLAELLDTWLWRWVAFLIVFLLMVVTTAVFALFGYLKVRRIRGPQKTIESVKEAREAFTPGHDRSPAKVATTGTPPPTDPSGW, encoded by the coding sequence GTGAGCAATGGCGATCGCAAGACCGGTGTACCCACCACCGTCACCTCGATCCCGCTGGTGGATCCGAACGCGCTACCGGCCAACCCCTCCGTCGGCGACCTGGTCAAGGACGCCACCGCACAGATGTCCACCCTCGTGCGCGCCGAGGTCGAACTCGCCAAGGCGGAGATCACCCGTGATGTGAAGAAGGGCCTCACCGGCAGCGTCTTCTTCATCCTGGCGCTGGTCGTGCTGTTCTACTCGACGTTCTTCCTCTTCTTCTTCCTCGCCGAGCTGCTGGACACCTGGCTGTGGCGCTGGGTGGCCTTCCTGATCGTCTTCCTGCTGATGGTGGTCACCACCGCGGTGTTCGCACTCTTCGGCTATCTCAAGGTGCGCCGGATTCGCGGGCCGCAGAAGACCATCGAATCGGTCAAGGAAGCGCGCGAGGCATTCACCCCCGGCCACGACAGGTCACCGGCCAAGGTCGCCACAACCGGCACCCCGCCGCCCACTGACCCCTCCGGCTGGTGA
- a CDS encoding ArsA-related P-loop ATPase yields the protein MMATTSSDGSSLAWPSRLTKARLHFVTGKGGTGKTTVAAALALTLAAGGRRVLLVEVEGRQGIAQLFDVPPLPYEELKIATAEGGGHVNALAVDIEAAFLEYLDMFYNLGLAGRAMRRIGAIEFATTIAPGLRDVLLTGKIKESVVRLDRNKRPAYDAIVVDSPPTGRIARFLDVTKAVSDLAKGGPVHSQADGVVKLLHSEQTAIHLVTLLEALPIQETIEAIEELKELGLPIGSVIVNRNIPPFLPAADLAKAAEGDVDADAVRAGLDKVGIHLGDDDFAGLLTETIEHASRIKARSESAEQLDRLEVPRLELPTIADGVDLGSLYELAETLAQQGVR from the coding sequence CTGATGGCGACCACATCGAGCGACGGCAGCTCTCTGGCCTGGCCCTCGCGTCTGACCAAGGCGCGTCTGCACTTCGTGACCGGCAAGGGCGGTACCGGCAAGACCACGGTCGCTGCCGCGCTCGCGCTGACCCTGGCCGCAGGCGGCCGCAGGGTGCTGCTGGTGGAAGTCGAAGGGCGGCAAGGCATTGCGCAGCTGTTCGACGTTCCGCCGTTGCCCTACGAGGAGCTGAAAATCGCCACCGCCGAGGGCGGCGGCCACGTCAACGCACTGGCTGTCGACATCGAGGCGGCGTTCCTGGAATACCTCGACATGTTCTACAACCTCGGCCTGGCCGGCCGGGCGATGCGCCGGATCGGTGCCATCGAGTTCGCAACGACGATCGCGCCCGGCCTGCGGGACGTTCTGCTCACCGGCAAGATCAAGGAGTCGGTGGTGCGACTGGACCGCAACAAGCGCCCGGCGTACGACGCGATCGTCGTCGACTCTCCCCCGACCGGCCGGATCGCCCGGTTCCTCGACGTCACAAAGGCCGTCTCGGACCTGGCCAAGGGCGGCCCGGTGCACTCTCAGGCCGACGGCGTGGTCAAGCTGCTGCACTCCGAGCAGACCGCGATCCATTTGGTGACCCTGCTCGAGGCGCTGCCGATTCAGGAGACCATCGAGGCCATCGAGGAACTCAAAGAACTCGGCCTACCCATCGGCAGCGTGATCGTGAACCGCAACATCCCGCCATTCCTGCCCGCCGCCGACCTCGCGAAGGCCGCCGAGGGCGACGTCGATGCCGACGCGGTGCGCGCCGGCCTCGACAAGGTGGGCATCCATCTGGGCGACGACGACTTCGCCGGGCTGCTGACGGAGACCATCGAGCACGCCAGTCGGATCAAGGCTCGCTCCGAGAGCGCTGAGCAACTCGACCGTCTGGAGGTTCCGCGCCTGGAGCTACCGACGATCGCCGACGGAGTGGATTTGGGAAGTCTGTACGAGTTGGCGGAAACACTTGCGCAGCAGGGTGTCCGATGA
- a CDS encoding RidA family protein: MTASQKLVELGLTLPTPATPLAAYVPAVRTGNLVYTSGQLPTESGSLIHTGKVGAEVTAEQAKQAARLCALNALAAIDALVGLDSVTRVVKVVGFVASAPGFTGQPGVVNGASEFLGEVFGEAGTHARSAVGVSELPLNAPVEVELIAEVE, translated from the coding sequence GTGACCGCATCCCAGAAACTGGTCGAGCTCGGGCTGACCCTCCCGACGCCCGCCACGCCGCTGGCGGCGTACGTGCCCGCGGTGCGAACCGGCAACCTCGTCTATACCTCTGGCCAGCTGCCGACTGAATCGGGCAGCCTGATCCACACCGGCAAGGTCGGCGCCGAGGTGACCGCGGAGCAGGCCAAGCAGGCCGCCCGGTTGTGCGCGCTGAACGCACTGGCCGCGATCGACGCGCTGGTGGGCCTCGACAGCGTGACCCGGGTCGTCAAGGTGGTCGGGTTCGTCGCGTCGGCGCCCGGATTCACCGGTCAACCCGGTGTCGTCAACGGGGCCTCGGAGTTCCTGGGCGAGGTGTTCGGCGAGGCCGGCACGCACGCCCGCTCCGCGGTCGGAGTGTCCGAGCTGCCGCTGAATGCGCCGGTGGAGGTCGAGCTCATCGCCGAGGTGGAATGA